GCGTTACTATACAGACTCAGCGATGGCCTACTGTGCCAATAAATCGTTGAAATCCTCTCCAATCATTAGATTATGGCAGCTTGTCACTTCGTATTAAGGGCGATTGCACGGCCTAGGTGTTCACATGATCCATTTTAACCAGTTACGAAACACGCAATTTGAAAGGGAATGTATCAATTAATTGAAGCTCGTTACATAACGTCTGTGGTTTTAAACACTAATAATATGTGACCTTCATTATGTCAAAGATGGCATAGAAATAGGGTTCATGCTTTTGCTCACATGGTGTGATCATGGTCTCAATGAATAGACTGCGGACAGAGGCACGCGTTTCTCGCCATACAGCTGCCTCCACGGGAGCGCGCACCAATGAATTTGCATTCTCTGAACAAAAAAATGGTTGACCTAATCAGTGTTTCAAAGCCGGAGTCAGCATTAATTTTAAATATTTACCATGGGCATAGTTCAGTAGTTCAGGCAACCATATGCTGTACTCACACATATATTTAGGCTGACATAACGTCAGTTTCTGAGAAGGTCCATTTTAATATTTGGACCTTTATTAAATTGTCAAAAGCTTTACCTTACACTATGTGCCTTCACATTTTAGTAGAATGTCCACACTTTTTGCTTACATGGTATTGCTCGTAATTTGCTGTAGCCCCTGTAGAACGTGGTTTTACTGCTCTTAGACAAATGCCCAAGGGCTAGGCAACGATAGTAACATGACGTGCCGTGAGCTTTTGGCACAGCGTTCTCTccattgacacacacactcaaagtcGAGCTTGTCCGGTGTCCTGCTGTCAGACACCATTGGTGGCCTCTTATGAGATTACGCAACAACACCGGCCCCTGATTTGCGTCTGTGCAGTATACAACCACAGATGGAACAATGAGCCAGATGTTTCATCGGATGTGTAACAATGAAGCATCCGGTTGCCATTTCTATTTACCACCAAATTAGTGATGAGATGAAGCCCAGTGGCCgggagtgggagaagatggagcaagATGTATTTTGGCCGACGTTCTGTTAATTTTCTTaccgatgaaacatttgatctcaatagttgtctgttcccaaaactagaatctgttacaAACCAAGGTGGATTAAGTTATggagactttaccctttgccaaagtttttttttttaagtgcgaTGTTTAAGATTGCAAGGGTGAATttagttattacacacacacacttcagttcCCTAACAGAAATATACAGATACATACTAGAACatgccaataggatctcgctagctcatgcttggctctgccccacccccttgcttgttctgcccactattaTCCATTTGCTCCCTTTGGAAacaacaggctgtggtctattttgggttagttataaatttttttttttatacatttctacATCTACATGCAATAAGGGGCCTCTTCTCATGGCAGTGGGGCCCTCCCTGCCCACTCTCCTCCCTTGACCAGTACTTAGGCACACAGAGTATCATAGTTTAATCTTATGACCCACAACCCCTCATACTCTCTCAATCCCACACCACTTTAACCCTGCAACTCCTGTGATGGTTTAACAGATTAGTTGGTATAAATAACAGGGTACAGTGACAATCCCTATGTTGATGTTTTGAATGGAGAAACTCACGTACTATGTAGTTAGAACCCATTTATAATCAGCGACACTGTTATTTCCTAATTATCAGGATCAAGAGGAAATTGACACCAACGGGGACTAGTTATGTCTAAAATAAAATCCTATTGCCTTTTCCCCCATTAAATTGTCAACTTTATTTGGGCCTAAAATAACTGGTCCCCCACTTTGCACACGGATTGTGAAAGGCATGCAGGCTCTCCTGTTAGTTTAGACTGCTTGTTTACTGTACAAGTGAAACTGGACAATTGTGATTCGTGGTAGTTTTCTCCACTGTAGCTACTTGACAGATTTATTTGTACTGTGGCAAAGCCGGAAGTCCGTTTCTGTGACAGTCTGTCTGTACGGTAGATTTCTGTCTTCGTGAATTTTCGTGTGTTTGAATCCTGTCTGTGTTCTAAACTTGCATGCTTGTTGTGTGGTAAGTGTGTGCGTACGATTGTGTCCGTCTTTGTGTGTTGTGAAGATGTCTAGTCTTTGTGTGCCTGTCTGCAGTGAGGGCATGGCACAAACCTACAACAGCATTAGCAGGAATCTGTGACTATGGCCGAAGTCTTGAAGTTGTAAACAAAGTGCCTGGCTGCAGTGTTCTCCTGCTGATGTAATGGCACTCAGGCAAAACACAATCAAAGTGAAAGAACTACGTCAAATGACACAACACCACCTTGTGCGGAGTATCATCAAAAAAATATGCGTCTGGAgagagtgtttaaaaaaaaacacaaaaaaaacttgAATATTAGTGGTGGGTCATTTCACCTGCTTTTGAATGTTGCTATTGCTAGGAAAATTACTTTAAGTAGAATTTGATTCAATTTGTATTTGACTTTCTTTTATTTTACAATAGACTATTTAAAAAAGCTGCCCAGTGTTACTCTGGTTGAAGGTCTACCAGAGGATCACTGAAGTCTATTTCAGTTGGAGGCAAATGAGCTCTGACAGGCACATTCCTGGACACCTAAACGCATTCCACCCAATCCAATAAACAGCCAGGGATTGTGCTTCAACAAAGCCTCTGTCCTCACGCTTCTGTCTCGCTCTTTCTGAGGATTGTTTTGATGCATTAGGTCTACGTCAATCTAATAGGGAGTCAGGGTTATAGGGTGGGATCAAGATCAAATGTCGAATTTCCTGTTTGCATCTACCATGTTTCCTTCTCACTGATGACCACTCTGAAGGCCGGGTGAGTTGTGCtatgaccttttttttttttttttttgtagtgtTGCCACGACGACAAATGTCATCAGTCCCCGGTGGTACTGGTGATAACATCGTCTACGCCCTGCTGTGTGGCGGGGCCTTCGCTGGAGCCATCGCATACGTGAGTCTACGCCTGGCCATTTTAATTTGATCTGTCTGAGTTCAGATGACGTAGTTTAGAGATAAACTATAATACCAGACTGGCTGATTTCATAAACCTTTACAACTCTAGAATGTGCTCTGTTTTATTATGTGACATGGctaaagttattattattattttaggtcttttaaaaaaaatgtattgtttttctccccaatttcatggtatccaattggtagttactgtcttgtctcatcgctgcaactcctgtacggactcaggagaggcgaaggtcaagacccgtgcgtcctccgaaacacaaccaagccgcagtcacttaacccggaagccagccgcaccaatgtgtcggaggaaacactgtgcacctggtgactgtgtcagcgtgcgCTGCGCtgcgcccgccacaggagtcactagtgcgcgatgggacaaggacatccctgctggcAAAACCCTcgcctaacccgggcgacgctgcgccaattgtgcgctgcccgatgggtctcccggtcgcagccggacTGGGTCAACATGGCTAAAGTTGCCCTCCAAAATAATTTTATAGATTTCTCTGGTAGAGGTGAAGATATTACTATTTTGAGCGTTTAAAATGTTCTTTGTGTTTCTTCCAACAGACATACAGCACTGTGACTACAGACCACGCCAGATTCAATGACCGTGTAGCGGATATCAACGCTCGTCCCAAAACTGTGTGGTCGCCCAAACCATGGCCTCCCAAGAGTCAGTCTCAGCTCACCCACCATCTTACTGCATAACCTCAACCACCATCTTACCGCACAACCTCACCCATCGTCTTACCGCACAACCTCACCCATCGTCTTACCGCATAACCTCACCCACCGTCTTACCGCATAACCTCACCCACCGTCTTACCGCATAACCTCACCCACCGTCTTACCGCACAACCTCACCCACCGTCTTACCGCACAACCTCACCCACCGTCTTACCGCACAACTTCACCCACCATCTTACCTCACAACTTCACCTACCATCTTACCGCACAACCTCACCCACCATCTTACCTCACAATCTCACCCACAATTTTACCTCCCAATCTCAACTAACCCATCATGTCATGACAGGTTGTTGAATAAGACACGGTTTGGGTTTGGTCCTGACACTAAGGACTGTGACACACTCACTGTAAATACAgttggagtcggaagtttacatacaccttagccaaatacatttaaactcagtttttcacaattcctgacatttaatccaagtaaaaattcccagtcttaggtcagttaggatcactactttattttaagaatgttaaatgtcagagtaatagtagagaAAGATTtctttcagatttgatttctttcatcacattctcaatgggtcagaagtttgcatacactcatttagtatttgttagcattgcctttaaattgtttaacttggaccaaacgtttcggggagccttccacaagcttcccacaataagttgggtgaattttggcccattcctcctgacagagctggtgtaactgagtcaggtttttaggcctccttgcttgcacacgcttttttcagttctgcccataaatgttctataggatgtggtcagggctttgtgatggccactccaataccttgactttgttgtccttaagccattttccacaactttggaagtatgcttggggtcattgtccatttggaagatccatttgtgaccaagctttaacttcctgactgatgtcttgagatgttgcttcaatatatccacataattttcattccacatgacgccatctattttgtgaagtgcaccagtccctcctgcagcaaagcacccccacaacatgatgctgccacctccgtgcttcatggttgggatggtgttcttcggcttgcaagcctccccctttatcctccaaacataacgatggtcattatgggcaaacagttctatttttatttctccaaaaagtatgatctttgtccccatgtgcaattgcaaaccgtagtcgggcttttttatggcggttttggagcagtgacttcttccttgctgagaggcctttcaggttacgtcgatataggactcattttactttgtatatagatacttttgtacctgtttcctccagcatcttcacaaggtcctttgctgttgttctgggattgatttgcacttttcgcaccaaagtacgttcatctctaggagacagaacgcatctccttcctgagcggtatgacggctgcattgtcccatggtgtttatacttgcgtactattgtttgtacagatggaaattgttcccaaggatgaaccagacttgtggaggtctacaatttgttttctgaggtcttggctgatttcctttgattttcccatgatgtcaaccaaagagtcactgagtttgaaggtaggccttgaaatacatcctcaggtacacctccaattgactcaaatgatgtcaattagcctatcagaagcttctaaagccatgacatcattttctggaattttccaagctgtttaaaggcatagtcaatttagtgtatgtaaccttctgacccactggaattgtgatacagtaaattataagtgaaataatctgtctgtaaacaattgtcggaaaaatgacttgtgtcatgcacaaagcagatgtc
The Oncorhynchus mykiss isolate Arlee chromosome 31, USDA_OmykA_1.1, whole genome shotgun sequence genome window above contains:
- the LOC110505010 gene encoding uncharacterized protein LOC110505010 isoform X4 translates to MFLCRAAWQRYGPLARKVAQQLSRDVLPRRQMSSVPGGTGDNIVYALLCGGAFAGAIAYTYSTVTTDHARFNDRVADINARPKTVWSPKPWPPKSRDEEEEV